In one Prochlorococcus marinus XMU1404 genomic region, the following are encoded:
- a CDS encoding cytidylyltransferase domain-containing protein — translation MTFLEKKILAVVPARGGSKGIPKKNLKKICGKSLINHAAEICNALKWIDYSLLSTDDNEIAEEGIKCGLNVPFMRPKDLALDNSNSIEMWRHAWLETEKILQESFDISILLEPTSPMRKERDIENCVKKLIENNYSSVATVSLTPAHFRPHKTLEVTKRGMINFYLPRDDSYSLRQNIPNYFHRNGICYALTREKLIEEKVILDESTHAMIIKRDVVNIDEPFDLELAEFLLKRL, via the coding sequence ATGACTTTTTTAGAAAAAAAAATTTTAGCCGTCGTACCAGCCAGAGGGGGAAGTAAGGGGATTCCGAAAAAAAACTTAAAAAAAATTTGTGGCAAATCTTTAATTAATCACGCTGCAGAAATCTGCAATGCACTTAAATGGATTGACTATTCTTTGTTATCTACTGATGATAATGAAATTGCAGAAGAGGGAATTAAATGTGGACTAAATGTTCCATTTATGAGGCCCAAAGATCTAGCCCTTGACAATTCTAATTCAATCGAAATGTGGAGGCATGCTTGGTTAGAAACTGAGAAAATATTGCAAGAAAGTTTTGATATTTCAATATTACTTGAACCAACAAGTCCTATGCGAAAAGAAAGGGATATTGAAAATTGCGTAAAAAAACTTATAGAAAATAACTACTCTAGTGTAGCAACAGTAAGTTTAACTCCGGCTCATTTTAGACCCCATAAAACATTAGAAGTAACGAAGAGAGGTATGATTAATTTTTATTTACCAAGAGATGACTCATACAGCCTAAGACAAAACATTCCAAATTATTTTCATAGGAATGGAATATGTTACGCATTAACAAGAGAGAAACTTATAGAAGAAAAAGTAATTCTAGACGAATCTACACATGCGATGATTATAAAAAGAGATGTTGTTAATATTGACGAGCCTTTTGATTTAGAACTTGCAGAATTTTTACTAAAACGTTTATGA
- the neuC gene encoding UDP-N-acetylglucosamine 2-epimerase: MRKICIIVNSRANYGRIKTVLQALKNDSNVQLQIIVGASAVLERFGNVSKIISNDGFKIDSMLYSVVEGENPTTMAKSTGLAIIELSTIFENLKPDVVLTVADRYETLATAIASSYMNIPLAHTQGGEVTGSIDESVRHAITKLAHLHFPATKLSEQNLLKLGEDPSTIYMTGCPAMDIVASQDLTLEDDFFVKYKGVGPNLDPHKPYLVVLQHPVTTEYGQGFNQIKETIKAVQEINIQTVWLWPNIDAGSDEVSKGIRIFRERENPSNIHFYKNFSPEDYIKLIGNCICQVGNSSSALREGSFLGVPVVNIGTRQNNRECAENVIHVDHNFQNIKNAINYQIKHSKYESSKIFGDGDSGKKIAKILAKAEFKIQKKLHFLN, translated from the coding sequence ATGCGTAAAATCTGCATAATTGTAAATAGTAGAGCGAATTACGGAAGGATTAAAACTGTTCTACAAGCATTAAAGAATGATTCAAATGTACAATTGCAAATTATTGTTGGTGCTTCTGCAGTATTAGAACGATTTGGAAATGTTAGTAAAATAATTTCTAATGATGGATTTAAAATTGACAGCATGCTTTATTCGGTTGTTGAGGGTGAAAATCCAACTACAATGGCAAAATCAACTGGATTAGCAATTATAGAATTATCAACAATTTTTGAAAATTTAAAACCAGATGTAGTTTTGACAGTCGCAGATAGATATGAAACTTTAGCTACTGCTATAGCCTCAAGTTATATGAATATTCCTTTAGCTCACACTCAAGGTGGTGAAGTAACTGGTTCGATTGATGAAAGCGTTAGACATGCTATTACGAAATTGGCCCATTTACATTTTCCAGCGACAAAATTATCAGAACAAAATTTATTAAAACTTGGAGAAGATCCCTCTACAATTTACATGACAGGTTGTCCAGCTATGGATATCGTTGCTAGTCAAGACCTCACATTAGAAGATGATTTCTTTGTGAAATACAAAGGGGTTGGTCCAAACCTAGATCCGCATAAACCTTATCTTGTTGTATTACAACATCCCGTAACCACTGAATACGGTCAGGGTTTTAATCAAATAAAAGAGACTATAAAGGCTGTTCAAGAAATTAATATTCAAACAGTTTGGCTTTGGCCAAATATAGATGCCGGTTCTGATGAAGTTTCTAAAGGAATAAGAATTTTTCGAGAACGAGAAAACCCATCCAATATTCATTTTTATAAAAATTTCTCTCCTGAAGACTATATAAAATTAATTGGAAATTGTATTTGCCAAGTTGGAAACTCAAGTTCTGCATTAAGAGAAGGTAGCTTTCTTGGAGTTCCAGTTGTAAATATTGGTACTCGTCAAAATAATAGAGAATGCGCTGAAAATGTTATTCACGTCGACCATAATTTTCAGAATATAAAAAACGCAATAAATTACCAAATAAAGCATTCAAAATATGAGAGTTCAAAAATATTCGGAGATGGTGATTCAGGTAAAAAAATCGCAAAAATATTGGCTAAAGCAGAATTTAAGATTCAAAAAAAATTGCATTTTCTAAACTAG
- a CDS encoding methyltransferase domain-containing protein, with protein sequence MVENNRKKIIQELTKNLFDIKRWPHYQLMFDHLDSIIEKIQDDGKFAILERCYIYGGLSIFSSLFDTKNLDIFDFVPPKSLEENRKNYQKNKLDLLPLSKAKMREAEKVVTTNNLMDSLKQKELYDYIFVPNVLHHYPNPYDLFKICNRALKEKGCLYIFDATLRENHQKPDDFLRFTPDGITYGLESNRFKIKEIFTSNSPLEALLYTTDQVIQYDLPSELLTEIKKMNNLIKEKYSSELKINFKNKVRNNTSFPIAYSVLAEKIRI encoded by the coding sequence TTGGTAGAAAATAACAGAAAAAAAATAATTCAAGAGTTAACAAAAAATCTTTTTGATATAAAACGATGGCCACATTACCAATTAATGTTTGACCATCTAGATTCAATTATTGAAAAAATTCAAGATGATGGTAAATTTGCAATCCTAGAAAGATGCTATATATATGGAGGCTTATCTATTTTCTCAAGTCTCTTTGACACTAAGAATTTAGATATTTTTGATTTTGTTCCACCTAAATCTTTAGAAGAAAATAGAAAAAATTATCAAAAAAATAAACTAGATTTACTCCCTTTATCAAAAGCAAAAATGAGGGAGGCAGAAAAAGTTGTAACTACAAACAATTTAATGGATTCTTTAAAACAAAAAGAACTTTATGACTACATATTTGTACCTAATGTTTTACACCATTATCCCAATCCTTATGATTTATTTAAGATATGCAACAGAGCCTTGAAAGAAAAAGGTTGCTTATATATTTTTGATGCAACACTAAGAGAAAATCATCAAAAACCTGATGATTTCCTTCGTTTTACACCTGATGGAATAACTTATGGTTTAGAAAGTAATAGATTTAAAATAAAAGAAATCTTTACTTCAAATTCTCCTTTAGAAGCTCTATTGTATACTACAGATCAAGTTATACAGTACGATTTGCCAAGTGAACTTCTTACTGAGATAAAAAAAATGAATAATCTGATAAAAGAAAAATACTCATCAGAGTTAAAAATAAATTTTAAAAATAAAGTAAGAAATAATACATCATTTCCAATAGCTTATTCAGTATTAGCTGAGAAAATAAGGATATAA
- a CDS encoding N-acetylneuraminate synthase family protein: MKIGDFVIDGRKKAFIVAEIAQAHDGSLGQAHSYIDAVSKAGADAIKFQTHIAEAESTIDEGFRTAMSSQDQNRFEYWKRVSFTTEQWLELSEHSKEKGLIFLSSAFSEEAVNLLAEIGMPAWKLGSGEVFNYSIIDLMIMKGGPILLSTGMSSWNEIIKSINYILNKGGDPAVLQCTTKYPTPLKEVGLNVLKEFKEKFNIPYGISDHSGTPWPSLAALALEIDLLEVHVTFDRSIYGPDSSSSLNFSELSMICQANNAFSIMRENPVDKDKTAKMLESTKSLFTKSLSPKYNLAAGTKLTKDMLTLKKPSGGFNINQIDKVIGKKLKEALPSNKILMPHHLE; the protein is encoded by the coding sequence GTGAAAATAGGAGATTTTGTAATAGACGGCAGGAAAAAAGCTTTTATTGTTGCTGAAATTGCTCAGGCTCATGATGGATCCTTAGGTCAAGCTCATTCATATATAGACGCAGTTTCGAAGGCAGGGGCAGATGCAATAAAATTTCAAACACATATTGCAGAGGCTGAATCTACCATTGATGAAGGATTTAGAACTGCAATGAGTAGCCAAGATCAGAACAGATTTGAATACTGGAAACGAGTCTCATTTACTACCGAACAGTGGCTTGAGCTCTCGGAACACTCTAAAGAAAAGGGTCTTATTTTCTTGAGCAGTGCTTTTTCTGAAGAGGCAGTAAATTTACTTGCAGAGATAGGTATGCCTGCATGGAAATTAGGTTCGGGAGAAGTTTTTAATTATTCAATTATTGATTTAATGATTATGAAAGGCGGACCGATTTTGTTAAGCACGGGTATGAGTTCATGGAACGAAATTATAAAAAGTATTAATTACATACTCAATAAGGGAGGTGATCCTGCCGTTTTGCAATGCACCACAAAATATCCTACACCGTTAAAAGAAGTCGGTTTAAATGTTCTCAAAGAGTTTAAAGAAAAATTCAATATTCCTTATGGTATTTCTGATCATTCAGGAACACCTTGGCCATCTTTAGCTGCACTAGCTTTAGAAATAGACTTATTAGAAGTTCATGTTACTTTTGATAGATCAATTTACGGCCCTGATTCTTCTTCTTCTCTAAACTTTTCAGAACTTTCTATGATTTGCCAAGCAAATAATGCATTTTCAATTATGAGAGAAAATCCAGTAGATAAAGATAAGACAGCAAAAATGCTTGAAAGTACAAAATCTTTATTTACTAAAAGCTTAAGTCCTAAATATAATTTAGCTGCTGGGACAAAACTAACAAAAGATATGCTGACACTGAAAAAACCAAGTGGAGGATTTAATATCAATCAAATTGATAAAGTAATTGGGAAGAAACTAAAAGAAGCTCTTCCTTCAAATAAAATTCTTATGCCTCATCATTTAGAATAA